A portion of the Podospora pseudoanserina strain CBS 124.78 chromosome 2, whole genome shotgun sequence genome contains these proteins:
- a CDS encoding hypothetical protein (EggNog:ENOG503P1RR; COG:S), with protein sequence MLGVMINFCVYYPPAGETLAGEGGLEGLIGVFADNHLKMADADSMEKTQLNVALGYLSILLGYLCLHEPIKERFVRVHPKKSLQPLLDSVNEFIALHIKAAGVNGEGGKGGVRLRG encoded by the exons AtgctgggggtgatgatTAATTTCTGTGTTTACTACCCCCCTGCGGGTGAGACgctggctggggagggagggttggaggggttgattggGGTTTTTGCTGATAATCATTTGAAGATGGCGGAT GCCGACTCGATGGAGAAGACGCAGTTGAATGTGGCGCTGGGGTATTTGAGCATACTATTGGGGTATCTGTGTCTGCACGAGCCGATCAAAGAGAGGTTTGTGAGGGTGCACCCCAAGAAGAGCTTGCAGCCGCTGCTGGATTCGGTCAATGAGTTTATTGCGCTGCATATcaaggcggcgggggtgaatggggagggggggaaggggggggttcgattgagaggttga
- a CDS encoding hypothetical protein (EggNog:ENOG503P1RR; COG:S): MASTSETDFGYAPQKKVTTYGKLARRRPKASAVGTLRHAESAPIVSSVSSLNKSPTTSPEPSPAPASASASRTLVSSKGKLQNIRKAGRDASSKPSDVSHSQPLPDPYDIYAIEDEPEEDTRPKKRRLARVQSERTSKTSLPYSTPELSPEKAPSPEPVTRRSDPKDRSSVVPRSRQTPERDVHMQDAPPPAAPLFSVKTTKILKNLSVGTKNKSSKKPEPEKTQIPIRLSGPRSSSSKPPPPIEIEPTSLPTSAPESIPQSQPGKAPKKRRLIDTLVEQADEESESEEDAFSSQDSHISKTRRSPALRDSSPEPADKGRTMARPVLTARKSGPKFTYSQQRSMLAEEDPLFGNGGLGGGLDDMSSKGALFNIGRLTKSAALSKFAYLDEEEELGNSGAVQSIHELRQAGANSRFADEMGDIVDRIGVPSPKASSLRKGALLELAQKMKTKEFRRQFRDHSGDEALFRSLGEETDLVCGYSILAIVATLLAASPSAHLIQQLRSQGFAALLKRLLDQEEDISRLVRDRKHNVSKNMQTTLGTVKASVLELPAWKPAPPGSLSPRTLALKCLELLLRQSTRVSEDEFFSPAITDLLFGYLKDGTSNPDSWGFPGHENSWDFALSLHVVEGLSLDAMQSSRLSARWTRKYTPIVADLLEGALSRPVEGFGDELEGLVLRTSINVTNHNPDACRLFVERGLLGRLAGGAWGAFGMVMKVEVKVKEEGGFRGRGCWMG; encoded by the coding sequence ATGGCCAGCACCAGTGAGACCGACTTTGGCTATGCGCCCCAGAAAAAGGTCACCACTTATGGCAAACTTGCACGAAGAAGACCCAAAGCTTCCGCCGTTGGCACCCTCAGGCATGCCGAGTCTGCGCCCATCGTTTCCAGCGTGTCCTCTCTCAACAAGTCACCCACGACCTCACCTGAGCCTTCGCCTGCgcctgcctctgcctctgcctcccgCACCCTCGTTTCCAGCAAGGGGAAATTACAAAACATACGTAAAGCTGGCCGTGACGCGTCTTCGAAACCTTCAGATGTCTCTCACAGTCAGCCCCTACCTGATCCTTACGATATCTACGCCATTGAAGATGAACCTGAAGAGGACACTCGgcccaagaagaggaggctagCTCGTGTGCAGTCAGAAAGGACGAGCAAGACCTCGCTTCCCTACTCAACACCAGAATTATCCCCTGAAAAGGCACCCTCTCCTGAACCTGTCACCCGGCGATCGGACCCGAAAGATAGATCCTCGGTGGTCCCCAGATCTCGACAGACACCTGAGCGAGATGTCCATATGCAGGATGCCCCACCGCCCGCTGCGCCTCTCTTCTCAGTGAAGACCACCAAGATCTTGAAGAACCTAAGCGTTGGTACAAAAAATAAATCCTCCAAAAAGCCCGAGCCCGAGAAGACGCAGATTCCAATACGCCTTTCCGGTCCAcgatcatcctcctcgaagcCTCCGCCCCCGATCGAAATTGAACCTACATCTCTGCCCACCTCAGCACCCGAATCGATCCCGCAAAGTCAGCCAGGAAAGGCTCCGAAGAAGAGGCGGTTAATTGACACCTTGGTCGAACAGGCAGATGAAGAAAGTGAATCAGAAGAGGACGCATTCTCGTCGCAAGACTCACACATCTCCAAAACCAGACGTTCTCCAGCCCTGCGGGACTCTAGTCCAGAACCCGCAGACAAGGGAAGAACTATGGCGCGTCCGGTATTGACAGCCAGGAAGTCGGGACCCAAGTTTACCTACAGCCAGCAGAGGTCCATGCTGGCGGAAGAGGACCCGTTGTTTGGCAACGgcggtttgggtggtggtctggaCGACATGTCGTCCAAGGGCGCATTATTCAACATTGGGCGGCTCACCAAAAGCGCCGCCCTCAGCAAGTTTGCTTACctcgacgaagaagaagagttgGGGAACAGCGGCGCTGTTCAGAGTATCCACGAATTGCGACAGGCAGGCGCAAATAGTCGATTTGCTGATGAGATGGGTGATATCGTTGATCGCATCGGCGTTCCATCACCAAAGGCTTCATCTTTGCGCAAAGGCGCGTTGCTGGAGCTGGCGCAGAAGATGAAGACCAAGGAGTTTCGGCGCCAGTTTCGGGATCACAGCGGGGATGAGGCTCTGTTCCGGTcgctgggggaggagactgACCTTGTGTGTGGGTATTCTATCCTGGCCATCGTCGCTACACTTTTGGCGGCGTCGCCTTCGGCGCATCTTATTCAGCAGTTACGATCGCAGGGTTTTGCTGCGCTTCTCAAGCGGCTGCTTGATCAGGAAGAAGATATTAGTCGGCTGGTGAGAGACAGGAAGCACAACGTTTCGAAAAATATGCAAACGACTTTGGGGACGGTGAAAGCTTCTGTTCTTGAGCTTCCGGCGTGGAAACCAGCTCCGCCGGGCTCGTTGTCGCCGCGGACACTGGCGCTGAAGTGTCTGGAGCTTTTACTTAGGCAGTCGACGCGGGTGTCGGAGGATGAGTTCTTTTCGCCTGCTATCACTGATCTTTTATTCGGTTACCTTAAGGACGGGACGTCTAACCCGGACAGTTGGGGTTTTCCTGGCCACGAAAACTCGTGGGATTTTGCGCTCTCTCTCCACGTAGTAGAAGGGCTCTCTCTCGACGCGATGCAGTCTTCCCGTCTCAGTgcgaggtggacgaggaaATACACGCCGATCGTGGCGGACTTGCTGGAGGGGGCGCTGAGCaggccggtggaggggtttggcgacgagctggaggggttggtgctgaGGACGTCGATTAACGTCACGAATCACAACCCTGACGCGTGCCGGTTGTTTGTCGAGAGggggctgctggggaggttggcgggggGGGCGTGGGGCGCgtttgggatggtgatgaaggtggaggtgaaggtgaaggaggagggggggtttagGGGACGGGGCTGCTGGATGGGCTGA
- the FUR1 gene encoding Uracil phosphoribosyltransferase, synthesizes UMP from uracil (EggNog:ENOG503NUU8; COG:T; COG:Z), with product MTEEVAPVKCVGPEYRAEDQKPTATVSTVVHFDNVTVLPQTPQLIALLSIIRNHSTARGDFVFYSNRIIRLLVEEGLNHLPTISHTVTTPVGRPYDGLSFQGKIAGVSIMRAGEAMEQGLRDCCRSVRIGKILIQRDEETAQPKLFYDKLPEDIADRWVLLLDPMLATGGSAIMAVDVLKSRGVPEERILFLNVLASPEGIKNFAEKFPASRVVTAFVDEGLDEKNYIIPGLGDFGDRYYTR from the exons ATGACCGAAGAAGTCGCCCCCGTCAAGTGCGTCGGCCCCGAATACCGCGCCGAAGACCAAAagcccaccgccaccgtctcAACCGTCGTCCACTTTGACAATGTCAccgtcctcccccaaaccccccagcTAATCGCCCTCCTCTC CATCATCCGCAACCACTCCACCGCCCGCGGCGACTTCGTCTTCTACTCCAACCgcatcatccgcctcctcgtcgaggaaggcctcaaccacctccccaccatctcccacaccgtcaccacccccgtcgGCCGCCCCTACGATGGCCTCTCCTTCCAGGGAAAAATCGCCGGCGTCTCCATCATGCGCGCCGGCGAGGCCATGGAGCAAGGGCTCCGCGACTGCTGCCGCTCGGTGAGGATCGGCAAGATCCTGATCCAGCGCGACGAGGAGACTGCCCAGCCGAAGCTGTTTTATGACAAGCTGCCCGAGGATATTGCGGATAGAtgggtgctgttgttggatCCTATGCTTGCTACTG GCGGCTCTGCCATCATGGCAGTGGATGTTCTCAAGTCGCGTGGTGTTCCTGAGGAGAGGATTCTATTCTTGAACGTGCTTGCTAGCCCGGAGGGGATCAAGAACTTTGCGGAAAAGTTCCCTgcgtcgagggtggtgactgCTTTTGTggatgaggggttggatgagaagaa CTACATCATCCCAGGCCTTGGTGACTTTGGCGACAGATATTATACCCGGTGA
- a CDS encoding hypothetical protein (BUSCO:EOG09265KPR; EggNog:ENOG503P5Q7; COG:K) codes for MGKRKKATRKPTGPRRNEPLPSVFTCLFCNHEKAVSVKVDKKAGVGSLDCKICGQHFQCGINYLSAPVDVYAEWVDAADAVAQENSEKAKAAAAGGRSSNSGGRAARRVEADDDEDGYGDVIPDDDDYE; via the exons ATGGGCAAGCGCAAAAAGGCCACCAGAAAGCCAACCGGCCCTCGCAGG AAcgaacccctcccctcagtCTTCACCTGCCTCTTCTGCAACCACGAAAAGGCCGTCTCCGTCAAGGTCGACAAGAAAGCCGGCGTCGGCTCCCTCGACTGCAAGATCTGCGGCCAGCACTTCCAGTGCGGCATCAACTACCTCTCCGCCCCCGTCGACGTCTACGCCGAATGGGTCGACGCAGCCGACGCCGTCGCCCAAGAAAACAGcgagaaggcaaaggccgccgccgccggcgggcGATCAAGTAATAGCGGGGGGCGGGCAGCCCGACGAGTCGAggccgatgatgacgaggatggttATGGGGATGTGATaccggatgatgatgactaCGAGTGA
- the URG1 gene encoding Uracil-regulated protein 1 (COG:H; EggNog:ENOG503NXYB), with translation MGSTSTNMDDVKEALQSISQTQTALLTAVQSIADRVNTLEKKDTSSSSPPSAQALDRSATPLKTGFTQTPTSELPAEAGTQTPTATAPASPVATASKQFTSRVILTTYPHQIGISPLPLNWGAPDPLSRGPVTVSRSPSTIGRRNAIGAHGGSYSIYYALALASGELPHNHKPDYTNTEPAVSIGPFPQWGDKKKIVAMDPWGHLVPWTHKELMEREGVDLRPTIAVTKAHMTLPELEESVRSGRLRPDGKVCLNGRGELAVTKFAVEPVWYLPGVAERFGIEEGVLRRSLFEETGGMYPELITRSDIKVFLPPIGGLTVYVFGDPANMSDPSKRLALRIHDECNGSDVFGSDICTCRPYLIFGIEEAVKEAQNGGSGVVIYFRKEGRALGEVTKVVVYNARKRGEDRASDYFKRTENIAGVKDMRFQALMPDILHWLGITKIDRMLSMSNMKHDAIVGQGIPIHERVELPEELIPADSRVEIDAKITAGYFTTGHRMTDDELKAVQGRIWEDIDH, from the exons ATGggctcaacatcaacaaacatGGACGACGTAAAGGAAGCCCTCCAGTCCatctcccaaacccaaaccgccctcctcaccgccgtCCAATCCATCGCCGACCGAGTCAACACCCTCGAGAAGAAAGAcacttcctcttcttccccgccctccgccCAAGCCCTCGACCGGTCCGCAACCCCCTTAAAAACAGGCttcacccaaaccccaaccagCGAACTCCCCGCCGAAGCAGgcacccaaacccccaccgccaccgcccctGCCTCCCCGGTGGCCACCGCCTCGAAGCAATTCACCTCGCGTGTAATCCTCACAACC TACCCCCACCAAATCggcatctcccccctccccctcaactgGGGCGCTCCCGACCCCCTGTCTCGAGGCCCAGTAACAGTCTCccgctccccctccaccatcggCCGCCGGAACGCAATCGGCGCCCACGGAGGCTCCTACTCCATCTACtacgccctcgccctcgcctcGGGCGAGctcccccacaaccacaagCCCGATTACACCAACACCGAACCCGCCGTGTCCATCGGACCGTTCCCCCAGTGGggcgacaagaagaagattgtggCTATGGATCCGTGGGGGCATTTAGTGCCCTGGACGCACAAGGAGTTGATGGAAAGGGAAGGTGTTGACCTGCGGCCTACGATTGCGGTTACAAAGGCGCATATGACGCTTccggagctggaggagagcgtaaggagtgggaggttgaggccggATGGCAAGGTTTGTTTGAATGGACGGGGGGAGTTGGCTGTGACCAAGTTTGCGGTGGAGCCGGTTTGGTACTTGCCGGGGGTTGCggagaggtttgggattgaggagggggtgttgaggaggagtttgtttGAGGAGACGGGGGGGATGTATCCTGAG TTGATCACTAGGTCGGATATCAAGGTGTTTTTGCCGCCTATTG GTGGCTTGACGGTGTATGTCTTTGGCGACCCGGCGAATATGTCTGACCCGTCCAAGAGGTTGGCTTTGCGCATCCATGACGAG TGCAATGGCAGCGACGTCTTCGGCTCCGACATTTGCACCTGCAGGCCCTACCTGATCTTTGGCATCGAGGAAGCCGTCAAGGAGGCACAGAATGGTGGCAGTGGTGTGGTGATTTACTTTCGCAAGGAGGGCAGAGCGCTGGGTGAGGTTACAAAG GTAGTGGTGTACAACGCGCGCAAACGCGGGGAGGATCGGGCATCGGATTACTTCAAGAGGACGGAGAACATTGCTGGTGTGAAGGACATGCGGTTCCAGGCATTGATGCCGGATATTCTGCACTGGCTTGGGATCACCAAGATTGACAGGATGCTCAGCATGAGCAA CATGAAACACGATGCGATTGTTGGTCAAGG CATACCTATTCATGAACGAGTTGAGCTTCCTGAAGAGTTGATCCCGGCCGATTCGAGGGTTGAGATTGATGCGAAGATTACTGCTG GATATTTCACGACAGGTCACCGAATGACTGATGACGAGCTGAAGGCTGTTCAAGGCCGGATATGGGAAGA TATTGACCActag
- a CDS encoding hypothetical protein (EggNog:ENOG503P9IB) codes for MMASLTLTPDSRMQRRDSSDRSASKRRPRLLRATATEPSITTSNASRNALCSQSNRATDLLTRAFVSGSPPGSSSPISVRPSMFDSVDRQQELSVSPVSQPNSYDERPFSGRYFSFPSFDDYEGSQQDDKESEIKSP; via the exons ATGATGGCCTCACTCACACTCACACCCGACTCTCGCATGCAGCGAAGAGATTCATCAGACCGAAGCGCCAGCAAGAGAAGACCAAGACTGCTCCGCGCCACTGCTACCGaaccctccatcaccacatccaaCGCCAGCCGAAATGCCCTCTGCAGCCAGTCAAACCGAGCGACCGACCTCCTGACCCGTGCCTTCGTTTCTGGCTCTCCTCCGggatcttcttcaccaatcTCTGTCCGGCCATCCATGTTCGACAGTGTCGACCGTCAGCAAGAGCTATCCGTCTCGCCTGTCAGTCAGCCCAACTCGTATGATGAGCGTCCTT TCTCGGGACGGTACTTCAGCTTCCCCAGCTTCGATGACTATGAGGGTAGCCAGCAAGACGACAAGGAGTCCGAGATCAAGTCCCCTTGA
- the RPS1 gene encoding ribosomal 40S subunit protein S1B (EggNog:ENOG503NVFE; COG:J) produces MAVGKNKRLSKGKKGLKKKAQDPFARKDWYGIKAPAPFAIRDVGKTLVNRTTGLKNANDALKGRIVEVSLADLQKDEDHAFRKVKLRVDEVQGKNCLTNFHGLDFTSDKLRSLVRKWQTLIEANVTVQTTDHYLLRLFAIAFTKRRPNQIKKTTYAASSQIRAIRKKMTEIIQREASSCTLQQLTSKLIPEVIGREIEKATQGIYPLQNVHIRKVKLLKAPKFDLGALMALHGESSTDDAGQKVEREFKETVLESV; encoded by the exons ATGGCTGTTGGCAA GAACAAGAGACTgtccaagggcaagaagggccTTAAGAAGAAGGCCCAGGACCCCTTCGCCCGCAAGGACTGGTACGGCATCAAG GCCCCCGCGCCTTTCGCCATCAGAGA CGTCGGCAAGACCCTCGTCAACAGAACCACTGGTCTCAAGAATGCCAACGATGCTCTGAAGGGCCGCATCGTCGAGGTTTCTCTGGCCGATCTCCAGAAGGATGAGGACCACGCTTTCCGCAAGGTCAAGCTCCGCGTCGATGAGGTCCAGGGCAAGAACTGCCTCACCAACTTCCACGGCCTTGACTTCACCTCCGACAAGCTCCGCTCGCTCGTCCGCAAGTGGCAGACTCTGATCGAGGCCAACGTCACCGTCCAGACCACCGACCACTAccttctccgcctcttcGCCATCGCTTTCACCAAGCGCCGCCCCAACCAGATCAAGAAGACCACCTATGCCGCTTCTTCCCAAATCCGTGCCATCCGCAAGAAGATGACCGAGATCATCCAGCGCGAGGCTTCCAGCTGCACCCTCCAGCAGCTCACCTCGAAGCTTATCCCCGAGGTTATCGGCCGCGAGATCGAGAAGGCCACCCAGGGCATCTACCCTCTCCAGAAC GTCCACATCCGCAAggtcaagctcctcaaggctCCCAAGTTCGACCTCGGTGCCCTCATGGCTCTCCACGGCGAGTCCAGCACCGATGATGCTGGCCAGAAGGTTGAGCGCGAGTTCAAGGAGACGGTCCTCGAGTCCGTATAA
- a CDS encoding hypothetical protein (EggNog:ENOG503P24C; COG:U) has protein sequence MASDDTLPTLKVLLIGPSGAGKSALLTRYCDDEFDPETSAATIGIDFKIKVLNVRGKPYRLTLFDTAGQERFRTLSTSFYRGAHGVLLVYDISTRASFLSMERWFNEAEANTVEGVALYLVGAKLDKADAREVTTEEGQALAEAHGAKFCEASAKTRENVRLAFVDIVDRIVQTPGLIQNARLGRAAGAVALGNGGSSGSGGGDGYGAYLPGGCSC, from the exons ATGGCTTCGGATGATACCCTCCCGACGCTCAAGGTGTTGCTTATTGGGCCGTCGGGGGCGGGGAAGAGTGCTT TACTAACCCGCTACTGCGACGATGAATTCGACCCCGAGACCTCGGCCGCAACGATAGGGATTGATTTCAAG ATCAAAGTCCTCAACGTCCGCGGCAAACCCTACCGTCTCACCCTCTTCGACACCGCAGGCCAGGAACGGTTccgcaccctctccacctcgtTCTACCGCGGCGCGCACGGGGTGTTGCTCGTGTACGACATCTCGACGCGGGCGAGCTTTTTGAGCATGGAGAGGTGGTTCAACGAGGCGGAGGCGAAcacggtggagggggttgcgCTTTATCTG GTCGGGGCAAAGTTGGACAAGGCCGACGCAAGGGAGGTCACCacggaggaggggcaggcgCTCGCCGAGGCGCACGGGGCAAAGTTTTGCGAGGCGAGCGCAAAGACTAGGGAGAATGTGAGGTTGGCGTTTGTGGATATTGTGGATAGGATTGTGCAGACTCCGGGGTTGATACAGAATGCTAGACTGGGAagggcggcgggggcggtggcgTTGGGGAATGGTGGGAGtagtgggagtggtggtggtgatgggtatGGGGCTTATTTGCCGGGgggttgttcttgttga
- a CDS encoding hypothetical protein (COG:S; EggNog:ENOG503NY7B), with amino-acid sequence MAPRATALRLVAKRTLTPSLCQTMKMRYSTVPLAYDLHEPAKPSVGNPNKNSPIVFMHGLFGSKKNNRTIILARDLGRSVYAIVPAPKPNINNHR; translated from the exons ATGGCCCCAAGAGCGACAGCCCTTCGGCTCGTTGCCAAAAGGACGCTCACACCTTCATTATGCCAaacgatgaagatgagatATTCCACCGTCCCTCTGGCGTATGATCTTCACGAGCCGGCCAAGCCGTCGGTTGGTAACCCCAACAAGAACTCACCCATTGTTTTCATGCACGGGTTGTTTGGGTCGAAGAAGAATAACAGAACGATAA TCCTCGCCCGTGACCTAGGCCGCTCCGTCTACGCCATTGTACCTGCACCTAAACCCAATATCAACAACCATCGCTGA
- a CDS encoding hypothetical protein (EggNog:ENOG503NZD2; COG:O; CAZy:GH115), translating into MAPFLELAALALALFTPAIAYTEKPSIFSFSAAGTGLQLGGANLAPEIRVAPNDLPGVRRVANDLALDFGRVLGVNGTVVVADWSSTISQKWTKPIILVGTVGQSSLIDNLGSTKKFDTVSIANKWETFAYQVVQSPWEGSSSVFVIAGSDLRGTAYGVYDVSEKIGVSPWHYWADVPAKKKQYIWANSDAYTEGPPSVRYRGIFLNDESPGLTGWGRTKFTPSQYGSPFVLDFYKLIFELILRMKGNYLWPAMWSSMFYLDDTRNGPTATEYGIFVGTSHHEPMARADKEQGRFLRGSWDWRSNKAGVQAFMQEGPTRAKNWSTIYTVGMRGSGDAASPSLNSQALEEVIAWQQQTLTKTIGKPLSEIPHAWMMYKEVPGYWQKGMKVSDDVTIVWSDDNRGNIRRVPIGNEGNRVGGTGMYYHFDYVGDPRNYKWINTIQLQKTWEQMTLAYDSGVDKLWIANVGDLKGLELPTAHFMAMAWDRKAFTDLDSTKKWLGVWGARQWGELAGDTTASIMTRYGKLTARMKYEDLSRTPFAFDTISYDEAELNFNEWTSLLKNAQAVHDALPSDVKTSFWEVVLHPIVAGRGVYEIYTKVALAGTYRGQHRVSANKLLRDVQAAFSADQAITRQYHSILSGKWNNVMAQTHIGYNNWQEPASNSLPGLTWLTTQAKNALMGVAVQGSSGAFPGSASLTLPAASPYMAPSDQRWLDVFARDNGTFSYRITSNASFVSVTNAQNTISTTSGTTDIRSLISVDWSKAPVGNTAASLSIANLNATGTTATVILPIQNNNVPDDFKGHVEANNVVSIEAEHFAPPPASSSAYLVIPDYGRTLSGVKLPPKTPSQQAGKGHVLSYPFYTFSTATAATLTVYLAPSENANPNSPNKYTFGIDGGSQTTVQTVGMTDGSTQPQGWSDAVVKGSYVKTNNIGRLNPGKHELKVWLLEPTMVITKVVIDVGGLKSSLMGPPESAQV; encoded by the exons ATGGCTCCCTTTCTCGAACTCGCCGCTCTAGCTCTTGCATTATTTACGCCAGCAATTGCATACACGGAGAAGCCTTCcatcttcagcttctccgcGGCTGGTACCGGTTTGCAGCTTGGCGGAGCAAACCTAGCTCCCGAGATCAGAGTCGCCCCCAATGACCTACCCGGTGTGAGGCGAGTTGCCAACGATCTGGCCCTGGATTTTGGACGGGTGTTGGGTGTCAACGGaacagtggtggtggcagatTGGAGCTCGACTATTTCCCAGAAATGGACGAAACCAATCATCTTGGTGGGAACTGTCGGGCAGTCGAGTCTCATCGACAATCTGGGGAGCACCAAGAAATTCGACACAGTCTCCATTGCCAACAAGTGGGAAACATTCGCCTACCAAGTCGTTCAGTCACCATGGGAAGGGAGCAGCTCTGTATTTGTCATTGCCGGCTCGGACCTGCGCGGTACCGCATACGGTGTGTACGACGTCTCGGAGAAAATAGGGGTATCGCCTTGGCACTACTGGGCTGATGTTccggccaagaagaagcaataCATCTGGGCCAACAGCGACGCTTACACCGAAGGACCGCCCTCTGTGAGATATCGAggcatcttcctcaacgATGAATCGCCAGGCTTGACAGGCTGGGGCAGGACCAAGTTCACTCCAAGCCAATATGGAAGCCCCTTCGTCCTCGACTTTTACAAGCTCATCTTCGAACTGATCCTCCGGATGAAAGGCAATTATCTTTGGCCAGCGATGTGGTCCAGCATGTTCTACCTCGATGACACCAGGAACGGACCAACGGCAACTGAGTATGGCATCTTCGTGGGAACAAGTCACCACGAGCCGATGGCCCGGGCTGACAAAGAGCAAGGAAGATTTCTGAGGGGCTCTTGGGATTGGAGAAGCAACAAGGCTGGCGTCCAAGCTTTTATGCAGGAAGGTCCGACAAGGGCAAAGAACTGGAGCACGATCTACACTGTGGGTATGAGAGGTTCGGGAGATGCTGCGTCGCCTTCACTCAACTCTCAGGCCCTGGAGGAGGTCATCGCCTGGCAGCAACAAACACTGACTAAAACCATTGGGAAACCGTTATCCGAAATTCCACATGCTTGGATGATGTACAAG GAAGTACCTGGTTATTGGCAAAAAGGCATGAAAGTTTCAGACGATGTGACGATTGTGTGGAGTGATGATAATAGAGGAAACATTCGTCGGGTCCCCATCGGTAACGAAGGAAACAGGGTGGGAGGTACTGGCATGTACTATCACTTCGACTATGTCGGTGATCCACGAAACTACAAGTGGATCAACACTATCCAACTTCAAAAGACGTGGGAGCAAATGACACTTGCTTACGACAGCGGCGTTGACAAGCTATGGATTGCCAATGTTGGAGATCTCAAAGGATTG GAGTTGCCAACTGCCCACTTTATGGCTATGGCTTGGGATCGAAAAGCGTTCACTGACCTCGACAGTACCAAGAAGTGGCTCGGTGTGTGGGGTGCGCGGCAATGGGGTGAACTTGCTGGAGATACCACTGCTTCCATCATGACAAGATACGGCAAGCTCACAGCACGGATGAAGTATGAGGATCTCAGCAGGACACCATTTGCCTTCGATACCATCAGCTACGACGAAGCCGAGCTGAATTTCAACGAATGGACTTCTCTGCTTAAGAATGCGCAAGCCGTCCATGATGCCCTGCCAAGTGACGTTAAGACGTCGTTCTGGGAAGTGGTCCTGCATCCCATCGTGGCTGGCAGAGGTGTCTATGAAATTTACACCAAGGTTGCTCTTGCTGGCACGTACAGAGGTCAGCATCGCGTCAGCGCGAACAAATTGCTCAGGGACGTGCAAGCTGCATTTTCTGCCGACCAGGCCATCACCAGGCAGTACCACAGCATCCTGAGCGGCAAATGGAACAATGTCATGGCTCAGACTCACATCGGTTACAACAACTGGCAGGAACCAGCCTCGAATTCTCTTCCGGGATTGACTTGGCTCACGACACAAGCAAAGAATGCGCTCATGGGTGTTGCGGTGCAAGGCAGCTCGGGCGCATTCCCAGGCTCTGCATCGCTCACGCTGCCTGCAGCCAGTCCATACATGGCACCTTCAGATCAACGCTGGCTTGATGTCTTTGCCCGTGACAACGGGACGTTCAGCTACCGGATCACATCCAACGCTTCTTTTGTCAGTGTGACAAACGCTCAGAATACCATCTCGACGACCTCGGGAACAACGGACATTCGTTCCCTCATCTCGGTCGATTGGTCAAAGGCCCCAGTTGGAAACACTGCAGCTTCTTTGAGCATCGCGAATCTCAACGCCACCGGCACAACGGCCACAGTTATCCTGCCCATCCAGAACAACAATGTGCCAGATGACTTCAAAGGCCACGTCGAGGCCAACAATGTCGTGTCTATCGAAGCCGAGCACTTTGCCCCTCCgcccgcatcatcatcggctTACCTCGTCATCCCCGATTACGGCCGTACCCTCTCAGGCGTTAAGCTCCCGCCCAAGACTCCTTCGCAACAAGCAGGCAAGGGACATGTCCTTTCTTACCCCTTTTACACCTTCAGCACTGCTACTGCTGCGACGTTGACAGTATACCTTGCCCCATCTGAGAACGCGAATCCCAACAGCCCAAACAAGTATACCTTTGGCATTGACGGCGGCAGCCAGACGACAGTTCAAACTGTGGGAATGACAGACGGGAGCACTCAACCCCAGGGATGGTCAGACGCCGTGGTGAAGGGGTCCTATGTCAAGACGAACAATATCGGTAGATTGAACCCTGGGAAGCACGAGTTGAAGGTCTGGCTTCTGGAGCCGACCATGGTGATTACCAAGGTGGTGATTGACGTGGGTGGGTTGAAGTCGAGTTTGATGGGCCCTCCGGAGAGTGCTCAAGTCTGA